From the Fusobacterium sp. IOR10 genome, the window ATTGATGTTCTTGAAGAAAACCAGTATAATGTATCAAAGCATTTGAAAATTTTAAAAAATTCAAATTTAATTCACGAAAGAAAAGAAGGAAAATGGTCATTTTATTATTATTTACCCAGTGATGACTCATTTGATGAATATATTAGAAAAACAGTTATGTCAATCCCAAAGGAGCTAATGATAGAGGAAATAGGGAGATGTTCCAAACGTCTATCAAT encodes:
- a CDS encoding metalloregulator ArsR/SmtB family transcription factor: MKNIEINQFERYTTIFKALSDLTRLKIIWLLLSIDSKISVSEIIDVLEENQYNVSKHLKILKNSNLIHERKEGKWSFYYYLPSDDSFDEYIRKTVMSIPKELMIEEIGRCSKRLSMRVDGKCVLGSKSDLWSKIKDENN